Within Coffea arabica cultivar ET-39 chromosome 4e, Coffea Arabica ET-39 HiFi, whole genome shotgun sequence, the genomic segment AATTAGGTATTGCAGGCTGTTGTGCACCTTGAGCTTTTCTCTGCAGCATTTGGCCTCGCTTTCCTGGTCCAGCCATCTAAAAGTAACAAGAAGTTAGTGTTACAGCATAGTATAATTTAGGAATAAAAACTAGTTAGCCGGAGTTAAAGAGATTAAATTTAGTGTCATGTAGTCCTCATCAATTTCACCTATTCCGAATCGATGTCATTATCACTAAGAATCTCCTCTTCGTCTTCCTCATTGTTAGACTCATGTTCATTcacttcatcatcatcattaatGAAGTCTTCAAAGGTGCCATTTGAGCTATTTTTTGACTTCTCAGCATGTACAATGGATGAAGGTACAGCCTTCGGTATCTCATTGTCTTCTCTTGAAAGTAATGGTGGATTGTCGAGGTCTATTATAATAGTGAAATCCCCAGTTGCTTCTTCTTGATATATTTCCTCAACCATTGGTTCTTTTTCTAAATCTTCAGGAACATCATACAAGTGCCTTGGACTGAACCTCTCGACGACAAACCAGTTTTTGCCTAGTTTCAAGTCTTCAAGATAAAAGACTTGTTGGACATGTTGAGGGAGGACATATGGTTGGTCTTCATACCATTTTCTAGACGAATTGACACTTGTGATACCCCATTCTTTGTCCACTTGCATCCCAGCACTATCATCGGTCTTCCACCAGTCACACTTGAATACtataaccttttttttcccGAGCCAGTATCTTACTTCAATAATTTGTTGTATCACACCATAAAAATCGATCATTTTGTTACCATGCTCACCTCTAACTACAATACCACTGTTTTGAGTCTTTCTTTGCCTTTCCCGATTTTCCGTGTGAAACCTATACCCATTAACCATGCAACCCGTATACATGCAAACTCGGTTGTCTAGCCCAAATGCTAATGCTCTAAGCTCACCATTGGAAGCCTCGCTGCCATACATAACCTAGTAAGGACAATTTCACCTAAATCAGTAATTTATTGTATTAGAGATAAAAAAAAGTAGGCTGTCCAAATGACACTACAAACATACACGTTGTTTAACCCATTTTGCAAATTCTCTATCGTGCCTTTGGTCCACATTTTCAGCACTCTCTGCCTCCAACTCCATTTTATGCGCACTATAGACAAAAACAATCACCTTGTATAAATTTGCCTTTGAACATATCAAAATATAGAACAAAGGTACAAGCTTTAATTAACATTAAAAGCTTACTTTATATAGTCCTCAAGCTCATCACAATTGTTCAAtataaatgtatgaattttttCCAGCTCTGAGTCAAGGAAATTGCCCCTTTTGGGACCTCCAAATGGACGACCAGGGCATGAAAAAATGGACAATTCACCAGTATTATATCCCCTATCATTGTTTCGTTCAGGCTTGTTGAATATCGTATCGATATTGTCTAGGTACATAGAGCAGAATGTCAAGCATTCTTTATCTATGTACCGCTCAGCAATGCATCCCTCTGGCCGGGCCTTATTCCCAACATAACTTTTCAGCACTGCCATATGTCtttctcaaaggaaaataaaagaaattagaaGATTGCAGTGgtctttaataaaaaaaaaacttacaagGCTATATGTTCAACTCTCTACCTCTCAAATGGGAACATCCAACGATATTGAGCTGGACCGCCAAGGATAGCTTCAGCAGGCAAGTGAACCATCAAGTGCATCATTATATCGAAGAAAGCTGGAGGGAACAACCTCTCTAATTTACATAAGATGACTGCAATTTTTTGGCCTAACTCCTCCAGAACCTCTCTATGTAATGTTCTAGCACATAATTTTTTGAAGAATTCACTTAACTCGAATAGCACTTGCCGAacttcttttgttaaacttccaCGGATTGCAAGTGGGAGTAGCCTTTGTATAAAAATGTGGAAGTCATGACTTTTCATTCCAGAAATTTGAAACTGGCCATTCTTTATACATCGGCAAATGTTTGAGGCAAATCCATCTGGATATTTGACAGAATTCAAGAACTcacatactttttttttctcctccttggTTAGGCTGTAACAGGCATGTGGCATGATATAAGAGTCGCCATTTGGAATCAAATGTAGCTCTTTTTTCAAACCCAAATCCTTCAAATCTTGACGACACAACCAGTGGTCTTTGGTTTTGTTTTCAATATCCATAATTGTGGCAATGACAGCCTCTGAGACATTTTTTGACACATGCATTAAATCCAAATTATGCCTAAGAAGGAGGTCTGCCCAATATGGTAACTCAAAGAAACAACTTTTCTTTGTCCAGTTCAAACCACTCTCAGAACGCTTGCGTTTCTTTGCATTGGATTGCGCCTTGGTCTTCCCAAAATTTACCTCCATATTTTGTACCtgatccaaaatttcatttccagATAAAGGTGCAACAGGATTCCTAAAGTCCACATTGCCATCGAAAGGTTTTTTTTCTCGCCGCCAAGAATGGTCAATGGGTAAGAAGCGGCGATGACCTGTGTAACACAACTTTTTTCGGTGTGGTAAATGTACGCAAGTTGTCTCAACCATGCAAATAGGACATGCTTGATACCCTTTCGTACTCCATCCGGACAGCATTGCATAAGCTGGAAAATCATTTATAGTCCATAGTAAAGCTGCCCGGAGGTCAAATTTCTTGCCACTATATGCATCATATGTTTCAACACCAAGCCACATTTCATTCAGTTCATCTATTAGAGGCTCCATGTAAACATCAATCTCATTTCCCGGGGATTTAGGCCCAGGAATTAGCATTgataggaaaaagaaaggatctCTCATACACTTCCAAGGGGGCAGATTGTATGGCACTAGATAAATAGGCCAGATGCTATAAGCACTACTCATGGTCCCAAAAGGATTGAAACCATCAGTTGCAAGACCTAACCTCACATTTCTAGGATCAACGGCGAAGTCCGGATGCAACCTATCAAAGTGTTTCCATGCTTCACTGTCTGCTGGATGCCGCATGATGTTATCATCATGCACACACTTTTCTTTATGCCATCTCATATCTGAAGCTATTTCTTTGTGGGTATATAATCGTTGCAGCCTAGGCTTCAAAGGAAAGTAACGCAAAACTTTGCGTGGAACTCTTGAACCTGCCATCTTGTAGCGAGGTTCTTTACAATTTAGATTTGGACAAgtgtcaaaattttcattttccttgcGGAAGAGAACACAATCATTGACACAAGCATGGATTTTTTCAGATTTAAAACCTAAGTCTCGAATGAGCTTCTTAGCATCAGCAAAAGACTTGGGAACTGTGGCTTCAGGAGGTAGTGCATGGctaaaaatttccagcaatgcATTGAAGGACTTTATGGTCCACCCGCTCATTGTTTTCAAATGGAGCAAAGTGACTACAAAGGATAACTTTGAGTAAAAATGATTCCCTGGATACAGCTCCTTTTTTGCATCTTCTAACAATTTAAGAAAGTTATTTGTGTCACTATGATTCGCATTTAGACTATCATCCGTTGATTCTTCCCTACCAGCCCAATTGTCCCCCCATTGTGCTGTCCCAATGTCGTGCAACATGTCATTTAAATCTTCAGTATCACTATCCTCCTCTCCATCCCCATGTTTAGTACTATCCCCACAATTTTGGTGTCGAAATTGTTCCCCATGGTGTATCCATCTTGTGTAGCTTTTACGAATGCCTTGAGTCAATAAGTGATCCTCCACAACTGTTTTAGTTTGGTTACAAAAATTATTGCATTGTGTACATGGGCAtgggattttctgattttcaactttttgagaATATGCAAACTTGAGGAAATTTTTGACTCCGAGTTCATAAGCCTTGTCCTTCCTATTGCTAATCTTCATCCAAGTTTTATCCATGTCCTAGATATAGACACATCAGCCTTTAGTACAAAATACTTTTGTAATATCAAACTAAAGAGAATACAAGTTTTTTATGAGACTTTCATGCAAAAGAAATGGAAGAAGATTTCGGCAAACTGAAGGTTTCGACAACACTAGctgcaattttcattttcaattgcGGATTCCCTATCAGATTGAATATCAAACCAGGCAATGAGACAAAACCAAGAAGCAGAAACATCACGAAACTCAGCCTGCAGTCCTGATATGCTAATCAGATTTACAAGTTCATCAACCAGACTCAAATGCGTAAACTTGAGACAGGGATAGGGAAAGATAAAATGCAGCAATGAGCATTGAACGAATGCCCTGGGACGACATTCTAGTTTTGGCACCTGTTCGAACTCAGTAGTGACTGTGAAGTAATTGGTAATGAACTCAGCAATCTGGCCATGTTAGAGTACAGTAGTATTATAAGTATCTaaattcagttttttttttttttttacccttaaACTGACCTACCCTATCTACAGTTTAAAATGAAGTTAGCCAGTCTTTGGAGGTTGACTGATTGAGCAGCAGAACTAATGAGTTGGCTGAAAAGTGTATGCACCCTTCACTACGACTGCCCAACTTTAAAATAATCCTTTTGTGGCCGGCCCAAACCGCCTGTGGAGTGGTTCGACTTGAAATCTGGCGTTTGGGTTGCCAAAAATCTATACCGTGATCATGTTAAACTGCAAGCAACCGGCTTGAAATTATTACAACTATATATATGTTCGCTTCAAAAGTGGCCTTAAAGTTGATACTTTCTCCCATTTTGTAGGGCAGAGCATGTCATACCCttcggggaaaaaaaaaatctcacaaTGTGTAGTTATTAGAAAGAAAGCTAATCAATTCAGAGGCAGTCCTGATATGCTAATCAGATTTACAAGTTCATCAACCAAAACTTGAGACAGGGATAGGGAAAGATAAAATGCAGCAATGAGCATTGAACGAATTCCCTGTTACGGCCTGCTGTTAGACCACTTGGGCATTTCAACAAACAGTAAACGAAcatgaaaaattccagcaattctTTGCTCAAATGAAGCCACGGTTGGCCCCAAAATCATCAGAAGTACAagggatttcaaattcaatcatgATATAACATGCGCATGCTAAAATTTGAACAATCAACGGGGCAATTGCAATAAACGAAGCCATGGCAGACATGCTTAGAGGACTTGGGAAGGaactgaaattcaaagaaaaaggggCGACTTATAGTGCTCTTACTTGAGCGGTGGCGACGGCGATTATGACGAAGCCGAAGACGGTGAGTTGGAATTGGAAGATGACTAGGTCTGACTTCGTCCGAGAGCCTTCATCTAGTGTTATAGAGAACGGCAGCAGCCCAGGAGGTTGTGCGCGGTGTTGGCGATGGCAGACAGCAGCAGAGCGGACGCGGACTGGTGGTGACCTGGTTCTTCCTCCTCTGTCCGTTGCCGCGTCTTTCTCTCCTGATCTTCCCGTCAGCCGCCACTCTTCCTTCactctgttttttttcttttcacgcTCAAGGCCTCCCTTCCAAGAACCCTAGCTGCTTCTCTGCTCTtctgtttctctttttctcctctAAAACCTAGCCGCCCTTTCTCAGGCTTCCCCCTCAGCTTTTCTTGCTCACTTGTGCGCCGCCCTTTTTTTCTCCtctattttgttctttttttcttgttttgttctTTTCCCTCTGTTTTGTTCTACTGCCAAAGCCCTCCTCTATTTTCCTTCACCTGAGCTGGTGCTAAAGAGCTCGACGTGGTTGCGGGTCAATAGAGGGGAGAAAGGGCTATCGTCAGTGGTGAAGGAAATGCTGAAGAATAAATTATGGTGCTGGATAGCTTGGACTTCAGCGGCTGATGGTGGTGGATTGCGGCGGACTTCAGCGGCTAACGGTGGCGAGCGGTATTTCGAATCTACGGGAAGGAAGGGTTAGTTCACCATAGGAAGGAAAGACTGAGAATGAAATTTGTCTAAGTGTTGGAAGAGAGAAGCGGCGAGACTTTTGTTTGTGTGTGAACAaccaaaacgacgtcgttttgtaGAGATTTCAGCCACCCGCCTCGCGCCTCTTTCAGATTTCAGACTggcgctcttttttttttggcatctaAGCACGTCTTTGAGATTCCAGGATTCACGCCTTTAGCTTCatacatcttttttcttttttttttagccaaatttttttttcaggtttcttttttcatacttaatctcttttttttttccttaatctcatctataaatatcaaataaattatttgatattggtttcttttttgtgcatgtatatatatgtgtgcttgttTGTGTCTATATACATCTTTTTGGGTTTGGACAACTcaatatacaaattatttaagaaaTTACTTTACAATAAAACTTACACAATAAaacatgtttcaaaaatttaacatgCATAGAATCGCTTATATACAGTATAGCACTTCTTACTCATGCTTATCCTACTCTTTgtctattacttagtttttataataaattaaaagaaacatgtaatcaaatattctgttaaatgtgttacaactctcaatcttattgcacgacagatattttactgaataattttaatttcgtatatacccattccatatgaaaataattattacttatgatgtattacacgttatactaatctttcacagtgctaacattagactacaaattatattcaattacactttttcaaattattttagtTATTGATTTTGGGGGGTTGTTATAAGGAATAATAAACAATTCGTGAAAACATTTTTATGTTCAGACATGTCTATTATGTCAACttagcaaaaattacaaatatttaaaaatagtttgttattatatcatttgcattttgctaatacgtaatgaataggggctaaattataaaattagggtgtcatatcTTCGGTGCTTTTGCTCATATAAAAGAATTGGGggctaaataataaaattagggtgccatagtagaattagtgaaatttgatgaaaatacTATAGAATTGCTTATATACAGTATAGCACTTCTTACTCATGCTTATCTTACTCTTTgtctattacttagtttttataataaattaaaagaaacatgtaattaaatattctgttaaatgtgttacaactctcaatcttattgcacgacagatattttactgaataattttaatttcgtatatacccattccatatgaaaataattattacttatgatgtattacacgttatactaatctttcacagtgctaacattagactacaaattatattcaattacactttttcaaattatttcagttattgatttttgggggttgttataAGGAATAATAAACAATTCGTGAAAACATTTTTATGCTCAGACATGTCTATTATGTCAA encodes:
- the LOC113740617 gene encoding uncharacterized protein; the encoded protein is MDKTWMKISNRKDKAYELGVKNFLKFAYSQKVENQKIPCPCTQCNNFCNQTKTVVEDHLLTQGIRKSYTRWIHHGEQFRHQNCGDSTKHGDGEEDSDTEDLNDMLHDIGTAQWGDNWAGREESTDDSLNANHSDTNNFLKLLEDAKKELYPGNHFYSKLSFVVTLLHLKTMSGWTIKSFNALLEIFSHALPPEATVPKSFADAKKLIRDLGFKSEKIHACVNDCVLFRKENENFDTCPNLNCKEPRYKMAGSRVPRKVLRYFPLKPRLQRLYTHKEIASDMRWHKEKCVHDDNIMRHPADSEAWKHFDRLHPDFAVDPRNVRLGLATDGFNPFGTMSSAYSIWPIYLVPYNLPPWKCMRDPFFFLSMLIPGPKSPGNEIDVYMEPLIDELNEMWLGVETYDAYSGKKFDLRAALLWTINDFPAYAMLSGWSTKGYQACPICMVETTCVHLPHRKKLCYTGHRRFLPIDHSWRREKKPFDGNVDFRNPVAPLSGNEILDQVQNMEVNFGKTKAQSNAKKRKRSESGLNWTKKSCFFELPYWADLLLRHNLDLMHVSKNVSEAVIATIMDIENKTKDHWLCRQDLKDLGLKKELHLIPNGDSYIMPHACYSLTKEEKKKVCEFLNSVKYPDGFASNICRCIKNGQFQISGMKSHDFHIFIQRLLPLAIRGSLTKEVRQVLFELSEFFKKLCARTLHREVLEELGQKIAVILCKLERLFPPAFFDIMMHLMVHLPAEAILGGPAQYRWMFPFERHMAVLKSYVGNKARPEGCIAERYIDKECLTFCSMYLDNIDTIFNKPERNNDRGYNTGELSIFSCPGRPFGGPKRGNFLDSELEKIHTFILNNCDELEDYINAHKMELEAESAENVDQRHDREFAKWVKQRVMYGSEASNGELRALAFGLDNRVCMYTGCMVNGYRFHTENRERQRKTQNSGIVVRGEHGNKMIDFYGVIQQIIEVRYWLGKKKVIVFKCDWWKTDDSAGMQVDKEWGITSVNSSRKWYEDQPYVLPQHVQQVFYLEDLKLGKNWFVVERFSPRHLYDVPEDLEKEPMVEEIYQEEATGDFTIIIDLDNPPLLSREDNEIPKAVPSSIVHAEKSKNSSNGTFEDFINDDDEVNEHESNNEEDEEEILSDNDIDSE